In Xylanibacillus composti, the following proteins share a genomic window:
- the mfd gene encoding transcription-repair coupling factor has protein sequence MDSIIQRMQSDADVQSIIAGIASGMKEQMAAGLAGSARQVFLAALYQQTGRPQLVVAHNMFAAQKIAEDLQECLPKDEVLLYPANEITIAEAAVSSPEIQARRIEVLSRLAEGFRGIIVTPFTGVRKLIPNVDVYASAQLPIRVGDELPLTAAVERFVQLGYERVERVEGKGQISVRGGIVDIQPLHTEHGYRIEWFDDEIDSIRLFDIADQRSTEKLDAWTVPPVREILADERRFRNAADHAKSLLDAQLAKVADRSLKDRLAAAIGQDIERLRELQYFPEIYKYISLLYPERQTLLDYVQPDTIIVLDEAIRLMETSKQLERDESEFMTSLLQEGKYLPSFVLGKNYESLFGASRFPHLYVSLFLRQIPHTQPQNIVNFVCRSMQNFHGQMHVLKAEMERWKKSGTKVILLAGGKERAERMKRVLEDYHIPQPEITTGNLQSGFEFPPANLAVITEGEMFSQKQRKVRKPDRKIENAERIKSYLDLKVGDYVVHINHGIGKFVGIGTLEINGLHKDYIHILYSGGDKLSVPIDQIELIQKYVGAEEKEPKLYKLGGTEWTRVKNKARASVKDIAEDLIKLYAERQSVKGHAFAKDTPYQKDFEEMFPYDETPDQARTIQEIKADMEKPYPMDRLLCGDVGYGKTEVAIRAAFKAAIDGKQVAVLVPTTILAQQHYETFRERFNGYPFRIEVLSRFRSRKEQNETIKGVKDGTVDIVIGTHRLLSSDLTFKDLGLLIVDEEQRFGVTHKEKLKRLKTNVDVLTLTATPIPRTLHMSMLGVRDLSVIETPPENRFPVQTYVVEHSQALVREAIERELARSGQVYYLFNRVQGIYQMAEQISALVPDARVAVSHGQMSEQELEKTILDFLDGEYDVLVSTSIIETGVDIPNVNTLIVHDADKMGLSQLYQLRGRVGRSNRIAYAYFTYQRDKVLNEVAEKRLQAIKEFTELGSGFKIAMRDLSIRGAGNLLGAEQHGFIASVGFDMYSQMLAEEVAKGKAALEGKPAEQKEEFVPLIDLNVDAYLPPEYIYDDMQKIEVYKKVSGIRTLEEASDLIDELIDRFGEPPQAVQSLIQVARLKVYGIMYAIESFVQKGRDVTITVHPSQNERIDGQKLFAIGSRFEGRIQLKAGSAIQIVVKCQDLSPEESLKLLNQFMEAYQEVVKTKGELHNVAN, from the coding sequence CTGGATTCCATTATTCAACGCATGCAAAGCGACGCCGATGTGCAGTCGATCATAGCCGGAATAGCATCAGGCATGAAAGAGCAGATGGCAGCGGGCTTGGCTGGATCGGCCAGACAGGTGTTCCTGGCCGCGTTATACCAGCAGACAGGCCGTCCCCAATTAGTGGTGGCCCATAATATGTTCGCTGCGCAGAAGATTGCAGAAGATTTGCAGGAATGCTTGCCCAAGGACGAGGTTTTGCTGTATCCCGCCAATGAAATCACCATTGCGGAGGCGGCCGTATCCAGCCCGGAGATTCAAGCCAGGCGGATCGAGGTGCTGAGCAGGCTGGCTGAAGGGTTCAGGGGCATTATCGTGACGCCCTTCACCGGAGTGCGCAAGCTCATTCCGAATGTCGATGTTTACGCATCGGCACAGCTGCCGATCCGTGTGGGAGATGAGCTGCCATTAACAGCAGCGGTAGAGCGCTTCGTTCAGCTGGGCTACGAACGAGTGGAGCGGGTGGAAGGCAAAGGGCAAATAAGCGTAAGAGGCGGCATTGTGGATATCCAGCCTCTGCACACGGAGCATGGATATCGTATCGAATGGTTCGATGACGAGATCGATTCGATCCGCCTTTTCGACATTGCAGACCAGCGCTCCACGGAGAAGCTTGACGCATGGACGGTACCGCCGGTCAGAGAGATACTGGCGGATGAGCGAAGATTCAGAAATGCCGCCGACCATGCGAAAAGCTTGCTGGATGCCCAGCTTGCCAAGGTTGCCGACCGCAGTCTGAAAGACAGGCTGGCAGCAGCGATCGGGCAAGATATCGAACGGCTTCGGGAACTTCAATATTTCCCCGAAATCTATAAATATATTTCTCTCTTATATCCGGAAAGACAGACATTGCTAGATTACGTGCAGCCGGATACGATTATCGTGCTGGATGAGGCCATTCGCTTGATGGAGACGTCCAAGCAATTGGAACGCGATGAGTCCGAGTTCATGACCAGCCTGCTGCAGGAGGGCAAGTACCTGCCTTCTTTCGTGCTGGGCAAAAACTACGAGAGCCTGTTCGGCGCAAGCCGCTTTCCACACCTGTACGTATCCTTGTTCCTGCGCCAAATTCCTCATACACAGCCGCAAAACATTGTCAATTTCGTCTGCCGATCCATGCAAAATTTCCATGGACAGATGCATGTTCTGAAGGCGGAGATGGAAAGATGGAAGAAAAGCGGAACGAAGGTCATCCTGCTGGCGGGTGGCAAGGAGCGGGCAGAACGGATGAAGCGGGTGCTCGAGGACTACCACATTCCGCAGCCGGAGATCACCACAGGCAACCTGCAATCCGGCTTTGAATTTCCGCCCGCTAATCTGGCAGTGATCACTGAAGGGGAGATGTTCTCGCAGAAGCAGCGCAAGGTGCGCAAGCCTGATCGGAAAATCGAGAATGCCGAGCGCATCAAGAGCTATCTCGACTTGAAGGTGGGCGACTATGTCGTCCATATCAACCACGGCATCGGGAAGTTCGTAGGGATTGGGACACTCGAAATCAATGGATTGCACAAGGACTATATCCATATCCTATATTCGGGCGGCGACAAGCTGTCCGTGCCCATCGATCAGATCGAATTGATTCAGAAGTATGTTGGAGCAGAAGAGAAGGAGCCGAAGCTGTACAAACTCGGCGGCACCGAATGGACGCGCGTCAAGAACAAGGCGCGTGCTTCGGTCAAGGATATTGCTGAGGATCTGATTAAGCTTTACGCAGAGCGCCAGTCCGTCAAAGGACACGCATTCGCCAAGGATACGCCTTATCAAAAAGATTTCGAAGAGATGTTCCCGTATGATGAAACCCCGGACCAGGCACGAACGATCCAGGAAATCAAAGCGGATATGGAGAAGCCGTATCCGATGGATCGCTTGTTGTGCGGCGATGTCGGCTATGGCAAGACGGAGGTGGCCATTCGCGCAGCTTTCAAGGCGGCGATTGACGGAAAGCAAGTAGCCGTGCTTGTGCCGACGACGATTTTGGCGCAGCAGCATTACGAGACATTCCGTGAGCGCTTTAATGGGTATCCGTTCCGCATTGAGGTGCTGAGCCGGTTCCGCTCGCGCAAGGAACAGAATGAAACGATCAAAGGCGTGAAAGACGGAACGGTGGACATCGTCATTGGCACGCACCGGCTGTTGTCGTCAGACTTGACATTCAAGGACCTGGGTCTGCTTATTGTCGACGAGGAGCAGCGCTTCGGTGTGACACACAAGGAAAAGCTGAAGCGGCTGAAGACGAATGTCGATGTTTTGACCTTGACGGCAACGCCAATTCCGCGGACCTTGCACATGTCCATGCTGGGTGTGCGCGACTTATCCGTCATCGAAACACCGCCGGAGAATCGATTCCCTGTTCAAACCTACGTCGTCGAACACAGTCAGGCGCTGGTCCGCGAGGCGATCGAGCGCGAGCTTGCCCGCAGCGGTCAAGTCTACTATCTGTTCAATCGCGTGCAGGGCATCTACCAGATGGCGGAGCAAATATCCGCGCTCGTTCCGGACGCGCGCGTAGCGGTCAGCCACGGGCAGATGTCCGAGCAAGAGCTGGAGAAGACGATTCTTGATTTTTTGGACGGGGAATACGATGTGCTGGTAAGCACGAGCATAATCGAAACCGGCGTAGATATTCCGAACGTCAACACGCTGATTGTGCACGATGCCGACAAGATGGGGCTGTCCCAGCTTTATCAGCTGCGGGGCAGGGTTGGCCGGTCCAATCGGATTGCATATGCTTACTTCACCTATCAACGGGACAAGGTGCTGAACGAAGTGGCCGAGAAGCGGCTGCAGGCGATCAAGGAATTCACCGAGCTTGGTTCCGGGTTCAAGATTGCAATGCGCGATCTGTCCATTCGCGGAGCGGGCAATTTGCTCGGCGCGGAGCAGCATGGCTTCATTGCCTCGGTTGGCTTTGACATGTACAGCCAAATGTTGGCTGAAGAGGTAGCTAAAGGGAAGGCTGCTTTGGAAGGCAAGCCGGCTGAGCAGAAGGAAGAATTTGTGCCGCTGATCGATTTGAACGTAGATGCTTACCTGCCGCCAGAGTACATTTATGATGATATGCAAAAGATCGAGGTTTACAAGAAGGTGTCCGGTATTCGCACATTGGAGGAGGCCTCGGATCTGATCGACGAATTGATTGATCGCTTCGGCGAACCGCCTCAAGCGGTGCAGAGCTTGATCCAGGTTGCACGGCTTAAGGTGTATGGTATAATGTATGCCATTGAGTCCTTTGTCCAAAAAGGACGAGATGTGACCATCACGGTCCACCCTTCACAAAATGAACGCATTGACGGACAGAAGCTGTTTGCCATCGGCTCCAGATTTGAGGGCCGCATTCAGCTGAAAGCAGGCTCCGCTATTCAAATTGTTGTGAAATGTCAGGACTTGTCCCCTGAGGAAAGCTTGAAATTGTTGAATCAATTTATGGAAGCCTATCAGGAGGTTGTGAAAACGAAGGGAGAATTGCATAATGTGGCAAATTAA
- a CDS encoding peptidylprolyl isomerase codes for MWQIKKVCAALAISAVAVMAAGCGNAEPGDPVAVYQGGEVTNQEFEQFKSVTRLLNPYYDQLVAMMPDFEHRLLDQYVAVELLSSRASDETLREQTTLAEQDYADLKEQFIAQMGEETWNSEMDRLNLNEEAITNYFVLSNTALAWIRTELKEEDIRALYEQQASEHQYTIATVSHILIGTNDPNTDEEIRTMEEALERANEVKAKLDAGEDFGALAAEYSDDPGSKDNGGTYEDAPVNNWTPGFREATIDLPINQVSDPVETVYGYHIIKVLERHQQTFEEVEDQVASAAANEYFSNFMENELRDMVEEVNLPDPPAPAQPENTETPAEGEEGGQPAE; via the coding sequence ATGTGGCAAATTAAGAAAGTCTGCGCCGCACTGGCCATATCTGCCGTAGCGGTCATGGCCGCCGGCTGTGGTAACGCCGAGCCTGGAGACCCGGTTGCTGTCTATCAAGGAGGAGAAGTGACGAATCAAGAATTCGAGCAATTCAAGAGCGTCACGAGACTGCTGAATCCATACTATGACCAGCTGGTTGCCATGATGCCTGATTTCGAGCATCGCCTGCTGGATCAATATGTAGCGGTTGAACTGCTGTCCTCCAGGGCATCGGATGAGACGCTGCGGGAACAGACAACGCTCGCCGAGCAGGATTATGCGGATTTGAAGGAGCAATTTATCGCGCAAATGGGCGAGGAGACATGGAATAGCGAGATGGACAGGCTTAACCTGAACGAGGAAGCCATCACGAATTATTTCGTGCTGTCCAACACCGCTCTCGCTTGGATTCGCACCGAGTTGAAGGAAGAGGATATCCGTGCGCTGTACGAGCAGCAGGCCAGCGAGCATCAATATACGATAGCAACGGTGAGCCATATTCTGATCGGCACGAACGATCCGAACACCGATGAAGAAATTCGGACCATGGAGGAAGCGCTGGAACGGGCGAATGAAGTGAAGGCGAAGCTGGATGCGGGCGAGGATTTCGGCGCGCTCGCCGCGGAGTACTCGGACGACCCGGGCTCCAAGGACAATGGCGGCACGTATGAGGACGCGCCGGTGAACAATTGGACACCGGGCTTCCGCGAGGCGACGATTGACCTTCCGATCAACCAAGTCAGTGATCCGGTCGAAACGGTGTACGGTTACCACATCATCAAAGTGCTGGAGCGTCACCAACAGACCTTTGAGGAAGTGGAGGATCAGGTAGCGTCTGCAGCGGCTAACGAATATTTCAGCAATTTCATGGAAAACGAGCTGCGGGATATGGTTGAGGAGGTCAATCTCCCTGACCCGCCAGCGCCGGCGCAACCGGAGAACACCGAAACGCCAGCAGAAGGTGAAGAAGGCGGACAACCTGCAGAATAA
- the spoVT gene encoding stage V sporulation protein T, translated as MKATGIVRRIDDLGRVVIPKEIRRTLRIREGDPLEIFVDRDGEVILKKYSPIGELGDFAKEYAESLFESTGHITMISDRDTMIAVAGASKKEYLEKQIGTIVENCMDNRKTVLETNTGEYEIIKDMSETISSFVVAPIISGGDPIGSVVMLNKEESAKMSQMEIKMAETAAGFLGKQMEQ; from the coding sequence ATGAAAGCTACTGGAATTGTTCGAAGAATCGACGATCTGGGAAGAGTGGTGATTCCCAAAGAAATACGCAGAACGCTTCGCATCCGTGAAGGCGATCCTTTGGAAATATTCGTTGACCGCGACGGTGAGGTCATCTTAAAAAAATACTCGCCCATAGGCGAACTGGGTGATTTCGCTAAAGAATATGCCGAGTCTTTATTCGAGAGCACAGGCCATATCACCATGATATCCGACCGGGATACGATGATCGCAGTAGCAGGTGCTTCCAAGAAGGAATACTTGGAGAAGCAGATTGGCACTATCGTGGAGAACTGCATGGACAACCGCAAGACTGTGCTGGAAACCAATACGGGCGAATATGAGATAATCAAAGATATGAGCGAGACGATATCCTCCTTCGTGGTAGCGCCTATCATATCTGGGGGCGACCCAATTGGATCTGTCGTTATGCTGAACAAGGAAGAGAGCGCCAAGATGAGCCAGATGGAAATCAAGATGGCCGAGACGGCTGCAGGTTTTCTGGGCAAGCAGATGGAGCAGTAG
- a CDS encoding putative polysaccharide biosynthesis protein, whose amino-acid sequence MIEREERTGPTAGGKLVKGAAILGLAAVLSKLIGTMQKIPLQNVAGDETFGIYSTVYPFYIFVLFLATAGFPIAVSKFVSERTAHGDERGMREVLFVSLVLMSMTGLAGFACLYWGADQLARWIGNAHTAASIRSVSFAMLFIPVMAVLRGFFQGQQNMVPTAVSQVTEQTVRVAAMLILLFILTAQGAEPGIVAAGATFGSAAGAAAGLVTMAVFWWKSADRNNRTAAGPKRLRSEERKAAWRRYAAWSKKLTAYALPVCLGAIVMPVLGIVDTFTVPRLLESYGLDERAAMDRIGVYNRGQTLAQLVGMLFSSVSVAIVPAIAEAKSRGRREWIELQTDRIMRVSWLIGWAAAIGIAVCAQPINTLLYTNADGSAVMAVIGISVIFSVMNIVTASLLQGIGSPVWPALHLLAAVILKVGLNMWWVPQYGIMGAAAAAVAAFALAMALNQLAVSRLMHVRMRLASYWLRPLLAWAGLAVSLWMLREGLYWLTGQFALPNRLEAALHTSILVLAGMGVFAILALRTGSIQWSELEQVPKLRKIAAKARRWLNVQEGGTRSGKA is encoded by the coding sequence ATGATCGAGCGTGAGGAACGGACGGGTCCGACAGCCGGCGGCAAGCTGGTGAAAGGCGCCGCGATTCTGGGCTTGGCCGCTGTCCTTTCCAAGCTGATCGGGACGATGCAGAAGATCCCTCTGCAAAATGTGGCCGGCGATGAAACGTTTGGGATATACAGTACAGTTTATCCTTTTTACATTTTTGTTTTGTTCTTGGCCACTGCCGGGTTCCCAATCGCGGTGTCCAAATTTGTCTCGGAGCGAACCGCCCATGGGGATGAACGCGGCATGCGGGAGGTGCTGTTCGTCTCGCTGGTGCTGATGAGCATGACGGGTTTGGCCGGCTTTGCCTGTTTGTATTGGGGAGCAGACCAACTTGCCCGTTGGATTGGCAACGCCCATACGGCGGCTTCGATTCGGAGCGTTTCGTTTGCGATGCTGTTTATTCCGGTTATGGCTGTGCTGCGCGGATTTTTTCAAGGCCAGCAAAACATGGTGCCGACCGCGGTATCGCAAGTGACCGAGCAAACCGTGCGGGTAGCGGCCATGCTGATCTTGCTCTTTATCTTGACCGCGCAAGGCGCGGAGCCGGGCATCGTTGCAGCTGGCGCGACCTTCGGATCAGCGGCCGGTGCTGCAGCCGGACTTGTAACGATGGCTGTATTCTGGTGGAAGTCGGCCGACCGGAACAACCGAACTGCCGCTGGGCCGAAGAGGTTGAGGAGCGAGGAACGAAAGGCCGCTTGGCGCCGTTACGCCGCATGGTCGAAGAAGCTGACCGCCTACGCGCTGCCTGTATGTCTTGGCGCCATCGTCATGCCGGTGCTCGGAATCGTGGATACCTTCACGGTTCCGCGGCTGCTTGAATCGTACGGCTTGGACGAGCGTGCGGCCATGGATCGCATTGGCGTATACAATCGCGGCCAAACGCTGGCCCAGCTCGTGGGCATGCTGTTTTCCTCGGTATCGGTGGCGATCGTTCCGGCTATAGCGGAAGCGAAGTCCCGCGGCCGCCGCGAATGGATCGAGCTGCAGACCGATCGTATTATGCGGGTCAGCTGGCTCATTGGCTGGGCCGCGGCAATTGGGATCGCGGTATGTGCCCAACCGATCAACACGCTGCTGTACACGAATGCGGATGGTTCTGCCGTTATGGCTGTCATTGGCATTAGCGTCATCTTCAGCGTCATGAATATTGTTACGGCCAGCCTGCTGCAAGGGATAGGGTCGCCAGTATGGCCGGCTTTGCATCTGCTCGCGGCTGTCATACTTAAGGTCGGACTTAATATGTGGTGGGTGCCTCAGTACGGCATTATGGGCGCTGCGGCGGCGGCAGTGGCAGCTTTTGCCCTTGCGATGGCGCTCAATCAGTTGGCTGTCAGCCGCTTGATGCATGTGCGGATGCGGCTTGCGTCCTACTGGCTGCGGCCGCTGCTGGCCTGGGCTGGACTGGCCGTCAGTCTGTGGATGCTTCGGGAAGGCCTGTACTGGCTGACCGGACAATTCGCACTTCCGAACCGGCTGGAAGCGGCCCTGCACACGTCGATTCTTGTGCTGGCAGGAATGGGGGTATTTGCGATCCTCGCATTGCGGACAGGATCGATTCAATGGAGCGAGCTGGAGCAAGTGCCCAAGCTTCGGAAGATTGCCGCCAAGGCAAGGCGCTGGCTTAATGTGCAGGAAGGCGGCACGAGAAGCGGGAAAGCTTGA
- the mazG gene encoding nucleoside triphosphate pyrophosphohydrolase: MDKQNRRSLITVVGLGSGDEQQLSLGALNKLKSGKSVYLRTERHPVVQWLRQQGVSFQAFDAIYEKHDQFPAVYAEIVEQLLREALAAEEEIIYAVPGHPMVAEATVSSLLQQGAEQHVRIEVLGGESFLDTAFARLGIDPVQGFQLLDATSLDPAQVHPGLHTIITQVYDTYTASDVKLALMELYPDDFPVIAAHALGVEGQERIERVELYELDRLGSFGNQSLVWIPPTANEQVTNRRFDRLREIVRILRSPGGCPWDREQTHASIRKHLIEETYEVLETIDDDDPHAMCEELGDLLLQIMLHAQIEEEAGMFDVLDVIEELNEKLIRRHPHVFGDRQAGDAEEALENWQDIKAEEKRNRGIDVAAMSVLDGVPRGLPAFMKALEIQKRAAKTGFDWEALPDVLDKVQEELEEFREAALAAEASDADELREHAVEELGDLLFAAVNAARFLKADPEAALASANRKFTERFHYIEERLRQANMRFSDTDLQKLEQYWQEAKKNPQNR, from the coding sequence ATGGATAAGCAGAATAGACGCTCGCTCATAACGGTAGTTGGACTAGGATCGGGGGATGAGCAGCAGCTGAGCTTGGGCGCGCTGAACAAGCTGAAATCGGGCAAGTCCGTATATTTGCGGACAGAACGACACCCTGTCGTCCAATGGCTGCGGCAGCAGGGCGTCAGCTTTCAGGCTTTTGATGCGATCTATGAGAAGCATGATCAGTTTCCAGCGGTCTATGCCGAAATAGTCGAACAGCTTCTGCGGGAGGCGCTTGCCGCGGAAGAAGAAATCATTTACGCAGTACCCGGTCATCCGATGGTGGCCGAAGCCACAGTAAGCAGCCTGCTGCAGCAAGGAGCGGAGCAGCATGTCCGGATCGAGGTGCTCGGAGGCGAGAGCTTCCTGGATACGGCGTTCGCGCGGCTTGGCATTGATCCGGTGCAGGGCTTTCAGCTGCTCGACGCCACGAGCCTTGATCCTGCGCAAGTGCACCCGGGATTGCATACGATCATCACGCAAGTCTATGATACATATACGGCCTCTGATGTGAAGCTGGCGTTGATGGAGCTGTACCCGGACGATTTCCCGGTAATCGCGGCCCATGCGCTTGGTGTAGAGGGGCAAGAGCGAATCGAACGAGTGGAGCTCTATGAGCTGGATCGTCTTGGCAGCTTCGGCAATCAATCCTTGGTATGGATTCCGCCTACGGCGAATGAGCAGGTAACGAACCGCCGGTTTGACCGCTTGCGGGAAATCGTGCGCATCCTTAGAAGTCCCGGAGGGTGTCCATGGGATCGGGAACAGACGCATGCGTCGATTCGCAAGCACTTGATCGAGGAAACATACGAGGTGCTGGAAACGATTGATGACGATGATCCGCACGCGATGTGCGAAGAGCTGGGCGACCTGCTTCTGCAAATTATGCTGCATGCCCAGATCGAAGAAGAGGCGGGCATGTTCGATGTGCTCGATGTCATCGAGGAATTGAATGAGAAGCTGATACGCCGCCATCCCCACGTATTTGGAGACAGGCAGGCGGGCGATGCGGAGGAAGCGCTGGAAAACTGGCAGGATATCAAGGCCGAAGAGAAGCGGAACAGGGGCATTGACGTTGCGGCCATGTCTGTGCTCGACGGCGTGCCGAGAGGGCTCCCTGCCTTCATGAAGGCGCTGGAAATTCAGAAGCGTGCAGCCAAGACAGGCTTCGATTGGGAAGCACTGCCGGATGTGCTGGACAAGGTGCAGGAAGAGCTGGAGGAATTTCGGGAAGCCGCCTTGGCCGCCGAAGCGAGCGACGCGGATGAGCTGCGCGAGCATGCCGTAGAGGAGCTTGGCGATCTGTTGTTCGCAGCCGTGAATGCGGCAAGGTTCCTGAAGGCGGATCCGGAAGCCGCGCTGGCATCGGCCAACCGCAAATTCACTGAACGGTTCCATTACATAGAGGAACGGTTAAGGCAAGCAAATATGCGTTTTTCCGACACTGATTTACAAAAATTGGAGCAATATTGGCAGGAAGCCAAGAAAAATCCGCAAAATCGATAA
- a CDS encoding HU family DNA-binding protein, with the protein MNKTDLINNISTKSGLSKKDVEAVLNGFLGEVTDALKSGDKVQLIGFGTFETRKRSEREARNPQTGATIKIPASTVPAFKAGNKLKEAVK; encoded by the coding sequence ATGAACAAAACGGATTTGATCAACAACATTTCCACGAAAAGCGGACTTTCCAAAAAAGATGTTGAAGCCGTACTGAACGGATTTCTTGGCGAGGTTACAGACGCGCTCAAGAGCGGCGACAAGGTTCAACTGATCGGCTTCGGCACATTCGAAACTCGCAAGCGTTCCGAGCGTGAGGCGCGCAACCCGCAAACAGGGGCAACGATCAAAATCCCAGCTTCCACTGTTCCTGCGTTCAAGGCCGGCAACAAGCTTAAAGAAGCTGTGAAGTAA
- a CDS encoding RNA-binding S4 domain-containing protein, whose translation MRLDKYLKVSRIIKRRTVAKDVSDNGRVWINGREAKPSSTIAVGDELKIQFGQKTLTVRVDAVKDNPRKEEAAQLYTVIKEEFHKSEGGLFGSDRD comes from the coding sequence ATGCGTCTCGACAAATACCTGAAGGTATCGAGAATCATCAAGCGCCGTACGGTTGCGAAGGATGTTTCGGATAACGGCCGTGTATGGATTAACGGCCGTGAGGCGAAACCGAGCAGCACGATAGCGGTGGGGGACGAGCTGAAGATTCAGTTCGGACAGAAGACATTAACCGTGCGGGTGGACGCCGTCAAGGACAATCCTCGCAAGGAGGAAGCCGCACAGCTTTATACCGTAATCAAGGAAGAATTTCATAAATCAGAGGGCGGTTTGTTCGGTTCTGATCGCGATTAG
- the yabP gene encoding sporulation protein YabP: MMEQGKAKRHEVKMLNRKLLEISGVVNLESFDSEEFLLETECGFLTITGQNLHIKNLILEQGLVAIEGMVHSLSYLDGHTQDKTKGFLGKLFK; encoded by the coding sequence ATGATGGAACAAGGGAAAGCCAAGCGCCATGAGGTCAAGATGCTGAATCGCAAGCTGCTTGAAATATCCGGCGTTGTGAACTTGGAGAGCTTCGACAGCGAAGAATTCCTGCTGGAAACCGAGTGCGGTTTTTTAACGATTACAGGGCAGAACCTGCACATTAAGAATCTGATTTTGGAGCAGGGGCTGGTCGCCATAGAAGGCATGGTGCATTCGCTCTCTTATTTGGACGGGCATACGCAGGACAAAACCAAGGGATTTTTGGGTAAATTGTTCAAGTGA
- the yabQ gene encoding spore cortex biosynthesis protein YabQ, with protein MSLETQVMTMLAMFVCGSALGIVVDVYRTTARELHMPRLFTPLIDAVFWVAATWAVFRTLLASNEGELRFYVFLALVIGLWFYFKTASSWIQSLVVKVIDTGKRLLRLLIRLFRLLVIRPVIGLYRLLMIFLGFLAALSIFFYKIVIQCLRPVGKLLLWLLKPLVTPIARHFRKPADRQRFWNAWIAWIRQRFRRK; from the coding sequence GTGAGTCTCGAAACGCAAGTGATGACCATGCTGGCGATGTTCGTCTGCGGCAGCGCGCTTGGCATCGTCGTGGATGTATACCGGACCACCGCCCGTGAGCTTCACATGCCCCGTTTGTTTACACCGCTGATCGATGCCGTCTTCTGGGTTGCTGCTACTTGGGCTGTCTTCCGCACGCTGCTGGCCAGCAATGAAGGGGAGCTGCGCTTTTATGTCTTTCTTGCGCTTGTCATCGGGCTGTGGTTTTATTTCAAAACGGCGAGTTCCTGGATCCAGTCGCTTGTGGTCAAGGTCATCGATACCGGCAAACGGTTGCTTCGCCTGCTTATTCGACTCTTTCGATTGCTTGTCATTCGCCCTGTAATCGGATTATACCGGTTGTTGATGATTTTTTTGGGTTTTCTTGCAGCGCTCTCTATTTTCTTTTACAAGATTGTGATACAATGTTTACGTCCGGTTGGAAAATTGTTGCTCTGGTTGCTGAAGCCGCTCGTGACTCCAATTGCGAGACATTTCCGCAAACCTGCTGACCGGCAACGCTTCTGGAACGCGTGGATCGCTTGGATCCGTCAGCGCTTCCGCAGGAAATAG
- a CDS encoding FtsB family cell division protein, translated as MTGTQTSADRSSVSVRGTRRRLRIWMLFLLGFSAWAGFTFYDQVHKLDSKMARMEELELKLADTRAINDAYKQEIVRLNDPEYIEQILRKDHLMTKEGEVLYIETK; from the coding sequence ATGACGGGAACCCAGACTTCCGCAGACCGCAGCAGTGTTTCGGTCCGTGGAACACGCAGAAGATTACGAATCTGGATGTTGTTTTTGCTCGGTTTCTCGGCTTGGGCAGGATTCACCTTTTATGATCAGGTGCATAAGCTGGATAGCAAGATGGCGAGGATGGAAGAGCTCGAACTCAAGCTGGCTGACACTCGCGCCATCAACGATGCTTATAAGCAGGAGATCGTGCGGTTGAACGACCCTGAATATATTGAACAAATTCTCCGCAAGGATCATCTCATGACCAAAGAGGGAGAAGTGCTTTATATAGAGACCAAATAA
- a CDS encoding S1 domain-containing RNA-binding protein produces MAIEVGTKVEGKVTGITNFGAFVELPGGVTGLVHISEIADNYVKDVKDHLKLDDVVTVKVINVDKDGKIGLSIRKAVDRPVEQQERPRPSRDSRPPFKRDGDFGDRGRGGFRGPNKNSFEDKVSKFLKDSEERMSSLKKNTESKRGGRGAKRF; encoded by the coding sequence ATGGCAATTGAAGTGGGCACCAAAGTTGAGGGAAAGGTGACGGGGATTACCAATTTCGGAGCTTTTGTCGAGCTTCCCGGCGGAGTCACCGGCCTGGTTCACATTTCGGAAATCGCGGACAACTACGTCAAGGATGTGAAGGATCACCTGAAGCTGGACGATGTCGTTACAGTGAAAGTGATCAATGTGGACAAAGACGGCAAAATCGGCTTGTCCATCCGCAAGGCTGTAGACCGTCCGGTGGAGCAGCAAGAGAGGCCTAGACCATCCCGTGATTCGAGACCGCCTTTCAAACGCGACGGCGACTTCGGGGATCGCGGACGCGGAGGTTTTCGCGGCCCGAACAAAAATTCGTTTGAAGACAAGGTGTCAAAGTTTTTGAAGGACAGTGAAGAGCGCATGTCTTCGCTGAAGAAAAATACGGAATCCAAGCGCGGCGGACGCGGTGCCAAGCGCTTCTAA